The Antechinus flavipes isolate AdamAnt ecotype Samford, QLD, Australia chromosome 4, AdamAnt_v2, whole genome shotgun sequence genomic interval tttttcatttctttaaatgtctgTTTTTCCTGATTCAGGATTATACTGAACTTTGCTGGGTTAGTTACCCTTGGTCATAACCCCAGCTCTTTGGCTTTTCGAAATATAGTATTCCAGGAACTAAATGCCCCTTCATTGTAGTAGTTCTAATTCTTTTGTTATCCATATTGTAGCTCCACAATATTTAAATTGGCTTTTTCTTGccatttccaatattttctcctatcCTGGAAGCTTTGAAACTTGGCTGTGATATTCCTGTAACTTTTCCCTCTGGAATCTCTTTCATGTGGTGATTGATacatcttttctatttctgctctGTCTTCTTCTCAAAGTCCAGGGCAATTTTCCTGGATAATTTCTTGTACCGTTGTTatcgattcttttttttttaattcaacattttCAGACAAtccagctattattatctctcctcaatttgttctagatcagttatttttttgatgagatgtttcacattcttttctcttttttcatccttttgattttgtttccttatttctttgtttGAGGATGTCATTAGTTtctctttgcccaattctagttttcaagaaattattttcttccttaaagttTTGGTTCTCTCCTTCAAATTGgttggctttcttttcataattttcttgatttctcacactgcttattttctttttaaataatttttcctcagttgctcttatttgatttttaaagtcctgcagACATTTGCACTTCACTTAGGCAGAACCTCTGCTCAGGCTGTCTTAGAACAACTGCTTTAGCCTGACTTTGGTTTATTCCCACTGCTCTATATTCCCTCTGAAGcaatgttttgtctttttctgtggaGAAAATTTGAAGACCCcaaaattttctgacctacttcaTCTTCCCAGATCCTCTCTTGCTTCTTCTGTAAGAATCTTTTCAAAGAGGCTGTTTGCCAGGGATGCAGTCTCCAGATATCTTGTTTGTGTTTCTTTCCTGTGTGACCTGAGGCAGGAACCCCAAGGGTTCAAGGCCAGAAGCCCCTTTCGCTCACCACTCTCTTCTTCAGAGACATCACCTCCAGAGCACCAACCATGCTCTGTAAATCTCCTTTTTGTGGTGTTAGCTAAGTTGTCTGGGCCCTGTCTGCCCACTCTAGACTCAGAGCCACTGCCAGCCTATAGTGAGCTGAGCATTTAGTTCCATTTCCACTCAGTGAACTTGACCCTGACATGGGTGCCTTGATTGGACAAAGCCACCCCTGAGCTTTCCAATCCAGCAAACGTTTGTGACACTTTGCCCCTTTAGGCTGCCCCTAGTACAGCTTTTCTTTCCTGTGGTCTTCCATCTGGGCCGTTCTGAGTAATAGTGGGGGGACGTGCCCATCCCTGCCAGGGCATGGGCCAAGAATCTGGcttgttttcattctctttcctgaAACTTGTTCTGCGTCCCACCTTCGTCCCCTGACCACTTTGGCCCTGAGACCTCAGAGATTCGCCCAGCTCGGGGCACCCGTTTGCCCGCCCCACGACCCTTCTGCCCAGTCGGAGTGATCAAGGCTCCTGAAGCTGCCCCCGACGCCCTCGGAGCTCTCACTCTTAGAGACATGCACATGTTTTACGTTTCTTGACAGGATTTCACTAGAGATAATGACGTTGCAGCCCCGTTGTGAGGACGTAGAGACGGCCGAGGGGGTAGCTTTAACTGTGACGGGTGTCGCCCAGGTATAGTAACTCTGGGTATAGCCTCTGGcaccggggggagggggagagggcgAGAGGACAGGACAGGAGGCCTGCTCCGTTCCTGGGCAGTTGGGGACGTTCTCTCCACTGCTGCCTCCTCCCCAGTGGGGGCTCAGAATCAGGTGAGGGCCCTCTGTGCCCCAGTCACTCTCCAAGGCCTGCCTGGCTTTAACCTCTCCTGCTTTGCCATCTCCATCCCCAAACAGAACTGCTCCCACCCACGTTGTCTCCTCAGGCTGGCCATGTCAGCCATCCCCTCCCCAGAGGCCTCTGCTGCTCTAACCTCCAGAGCTTCATAGGTGTGGGAGGCTCTGCCAGAGGGCTGGGATTCCcaggggctggggggaggggggggcttGGTTACGAACCCACAGAGAACAGTCAACAAGGaagaaagacacatacacacacgtgtacacacacacacacacacacacacacacacacacacacacacacacacacacacacacacacacacatcctctcTGGCTCTGGTCCCTGATCTGTTGAGACACTTaagtctgtctctccctttctctgtctctctggtaTCAGTGTCCCTCCTTAGCAGCCAGAAAGTCCCCTTGTTGAGGAGATGAGACAAGGTGCTGATACGGGGCTCCGGTTGGGGTACAGAACAGGGCCCAGGGGCAGGGCCTGTGAGTGCAGGGACACAGCTCAGCTAGGATCAGCTGCTGGAGCCGCCACTGTTCTCCCGAAGCGGGAAGCTCTGAGCCTTTAGCCGAGACCTGGGCATTGGGAAGGTTCCCAAACAGCATGTTGATGGGGCCTGCAGAGTTCCTTACTGAAAGCAGAAGTCCTCTGCACTCCTGGCCACCAGAGCCTTGGGACAGATGTCCCCTTCTTTGGGAGGGGGCGGGAACAGAAGCAGTCTGTGATGGTTGGAGTCCAGCCACCCCCCAGGCTTAGGGGGCTCACAGCTGTCCccgctttttgctttttttaagcaACTTTTTTTCCAGCTAATTGTCTCTTCCGGGGCTTCTCCCTTCTCTGCAGGTGAAAATCATGACGGAGAATGAGCTGTTGGCTGTGGCCTGCGAGCAGTTCCTGGGGAAAAATGTTCATGACATCAAGAATGTGGTTCTGCAGACCCTGGAGGGCCACCTCCGGTCCATCTTAGGTGGAGTGCGGCTCCTGCTCCCCTTAGTTCCGGGGTTGGCTGGGCTCAGAGGCCGCCCAGTCTCACCTGTACCTGtatccccccttcccccaattctTGAGTAACAATAATCGGCCTCCTCTTTGAAGACCTGCTGGTCAGGGAGACCACTAGCTCCTGAAAGGGCCGTTTTTTCActtaaagcactgggcctggagtccgaggagttcacatccagcctcagatactcactagctgtgggaTATTCAGTCATATCACTcaacctgcctcagtttcctcatctgtccaatgatctggagaaggaaatggctccAGGGACAGCATTGTGGTGCTGGGGTCCATGGAGTCACAGTGTCGGGAAGCAAGAGCCCCGCTCTGTAACTCCCTCATGCCCCACACTTGAAGGCTGGGCCTTAGCAGGTCCTCCCGTGCCCAGCGCCACTCTGCTGTCCCCCGGATGTTTCCCTGTTCCACGGGGGTCTGAGATCCGATCTCTTCCCTTAGAAGCCCGCCAGCTTGTCCCAGGCCCTGCTGTCTGGCCCCAGCTGAGGTCGTCTTGGTCGCCTTCCTTGCTCTGGGGTCCGTACTTTTCAGGCTGCCAAAGAGGCCTATAGCCTTCTGTCCTCCCAGTTACGGCACTGACACGCATTGGTCCCAGTGTCCCCTGAAAGCCCAGGACAGTTTTTACCTGGTCCTGCTCCCCCACAGAGACGCATCTGTCCTCTGTAGCAGGGAAGGACAAAGTCCCCGGGCCGGCCACGAGGTCCAGCTCTGAAGTGGAGGCTGCAGTTGGGCCCTGGGCAGGAAACCCAGTAAGAGTCTGGGCTTAGAGTGGGCAATCCTGCAGCCCAGAGGATGCACTCAGACCCTGAGGAACACCAGCATTCTGAACCGAAAGAGCGAAAAGGAGAAACCAATCCCCGACTCCCCACCTCCACACCTAGAGCCAGGCAGCAGATGGGGAGACTAGATCTGGGTCCCACAGGGAGCAAgaagcagagctgagatttgaacccagatcctcgtGGCCCTAAATACACTATACTACAACAACCCAGGGAAGATCCCAAGGTTTTCAGCCCATCTCCTCCCCTGCTGCCCCCTTCGTATGCCATCCCTCTTGAACAGTCAGAAATTTGATTTGTACAGGGACTAATTTGGCAGAacaggtgggagggaggaaggtggGAGGAGTGCTGGGGCCTGGGTACATGCTTGTAGCATTAATGGAGTCCagttctccttttcttcatctgttaaatgagccaGTAAGACTTGTACCACAGCAAGGCTGGGGTGGGGAGGGCGCTGCCCCCCCCCACTCTTCCCTGTGGAGAGGAGGACCAGGCTAGCTTTTTCTCATGGGGGAAGGGGTGTAACTGTGGTTAGCGCCCCCAGGGTCAGTGCCAGGTAGCCTGGGCTACCACCAGCCCCTCGAGCCTTCTCTGCCTTGGTCCTTGGGCTCCCCAGGCTTGGTCCACATGGACCTGCGGTCGTGGGTGAGGAGCCAGGGTCTGATCCAGGTCATGTCTATTTTTGCCCTGCCCCCAGGGACCCTGACTGTGGAGCAGATCTACCAGGACCGGGACCAGTTTGCCAAGCTGGTGAGGGAAGTGGCCGCCCCCGACGTGGGTCGCATGGGGATCGAGATCCTCAGCTTTACCATCAAGGTACAGTCCTGGGGTAGGGGAGGGCTCTTCAGGCTGGTCCTGGGGCCCCAACTCTGTCCTCTCGGGGCTGACGTCCCTTCCTCACACTCCTGCAGGATGTGTACGACAAAGTGAATTACCTGAGCTCCCTGGGAAAGTCGCAGACGGCCCAGGTCCAGAGAGACGCCGACATTGGAGTGGCCGAGGCGGAACGGGACGCGGGCATCAGGGTGAGAGGGGTCCCGGCCCAGGGAGGGGAGTCCATGGTCTGGCGCAGGGCTTCCTGCCACCACCTTCACAAGGTGCCCACGTAACCCACTAACTTCCAACCCAAGGCTTCCCCCCAACCTCTGTTGCCTCCTCTCTCCCCCAGGAAGCTGAGTGCAAGAAGGAAATGTTGGATATGAAGTTCCTGGCGGACACGTACATCGCCGACTCCAAACGCTCCTTTGAGCTGAAGAAGTCGGCCTTCACCGAGGAAGTCAGCATCAAGGTGAGGGTGGGGCCGGGGAGAGGGGtgcagtggggggggggaggttcaGGGGCAGGGAGGGGTTACAACaggcctggggggggggaggagtgcAGGAGCAGGCAGGGGTACAACCGgcagggtggggggagaggagtgCAGGGGTAGGGAGGGGTACAATGGgcagggtggggggagagggatgCGGGGGCAGGGAGGGGTACAACAGgcagggtggggggagagggatgCGGGGGCAGGCAGGGGTACAACGGGCAGGATGGGGAGAGAGGAGTGCAGGGGCAGGGAGGGGTACAACGGgcagggtggggggagaggggtgcAGTAggcagggggtggggagaggttcAGGGGCAGGGAGGGGTTACAACAGgcagggtggggggagaggagtgCAGGGGCAGGGAGGGGTACAACAGgcagggtggggggagaggagtgCAGGGGCAGGGAGGGGTACAACAGgcagggtggggggagaggggtgcAGGGGCAGGGAGGGGTACAACGGgctgggtggggggagagggatgCGGGGGCAGGGAGGGGTACAACAGgcagggtggggggagagggatgCGGGGGCAGGCAGGGGTACAACAGgcagggtggggggagaggagtgCAGGGGCAGGGAGGGGTACAACGGgcagggtggggggagaggggtgcAGTAggcagggggtggggagaggttcAGGGGCAGGGAGGGGTTACAACAGgcagggtggggggagaggagtgCAGGGGCAGGGAGGGGTACAACAGgcagggtggggggagaggggtgcAGGGGCAGGGAGGGGTACAACGGgctgggtggggggagagggatgCGGGGGCAGGCAGGGGTACAACAGgcagggtggggggagagggatgCGGGGGCAGGCAGGGGTACAACAGgcagggtggggggagagggatgTGGGGGCAGGCAGGGGTACAACGGgcagggtggggggagaggagtgCGGGGGCAGGGAGGGGTACAACGGGCagagtggggggagaggggtgCAGGGGCAGGGAGGGGTACAAcgggctggggggggggagaagggtgCAGCGGCGCAGGCTGGCAATTTCTGGTCTGGCAGACCGCGGAGGCCCAACTGGCCTACGAGCTGCAAGCCGCCAAGGAGCAGCAGAAGATCCGGCAGGAGGAGCTGGAGATCGAGGTCGTGCAGAGGAAGAAGCAGATCGACGTGGAGGAGCAGGAGATCCTGCGCACCACCAAGGAGCTCGTGTCCACCATCCGGCAGCCCTCGGAGGCCGAGGCCCACCGCATACAGCAGATCGCCGAGGGAGAGAAGTGAGGGCCGAGGCTGAGGGCGGAGGGGCGGGATCCCCGGAGACGAGCTTGGCTGGCCCAGGTCTGCTCCGGGAGGGAGGGAGCGCTCTCGGGTACCTGCTGTGCGCCCGGCGCGTGGAGAAGGGGGACCGGGAGAGCCTCTTGGGCCGTCGGGGGCCTGATgccttttctcctccccacccccccccaggGTGAAGAAGGTGCTCCTGGCCCAGGCAGAGGCCGAGAAGATTCGCAAGATCGGGGAGGCCGAGGCGATGGTGATCGAGGCCCTGGGCAAGGCCGAGGCCGAGCGCATGAAGCTCAAGGCCGAGGCCTACCAGCTGTACGGCCACGCCGCCAAGCTGGCGCTGGTGCTCGACGCCCTCCCCGCGGTGAGAGGCCCCGGCTGCTCCCACCGATCCGGggcctgggggtggggggctTCCGGGCACCTGGCGGGAAGGGTAGGGGTCAgggactccccctccccccgaggGTCCCCGGCTCCCGTACCATTCCCGAGCCCCTTAAAGAGCCCGACCAGCCCCGGAGGCTGCAGGCCGTAAAGGGAGCGTCCGCCCCGAGGGCCCTCTCCCCACTAACCCCAGCCCTCCTGGCCTAGATCGCTGCCAAAGTGTCCGCCCCTCTGACCAAAGTCGACGAGGTCGTGGTGCTCAGTGGGGACAACAGCAAGGTGACCGGCGAAGTGACTCGCCTGCTGGCAGAGCTGCCGGCTTCCGTGCACGCCCTCACTGGGGTGGACTTGTCCAAGGTGAGTCTGGGCCGCCCGTGGGGGATGGGGGGCGAGGGGGCGGGGGAATGGGGCAGGGGCGGGGCAGGGGCGGGGGCACAGGGGGCGGGCTCCCTGAAGGGCCGGTCGTCCTCTCTGCCGCAGATCCCTCTGGTCCAGAAAGCCACCGGCACACAGGGGTGAAGGAGGCCGCGCCCGGCCCCCAGCCTCCGACAGCGAGCCCGGGGGGAGCGCAAGCGTTACCGACTCTGGTGCCTGGTGTCGTGGGGACCAGGAGAGCTGCCGgcctgtctcctcctcctcccattctTCCGTCGTGTGTG includes:
- the FLOT2 gene encoding flotillin-2 isoform X1: MGNCYTVGPNEALVVSGGCFSPDAKKYVFGGWAWAWWFVSDTQRISLEIMTLQPRCEDVETAEGVALTVTGVAQVKIMTENELLAVACEQFLGKNVHDIKNVVLQTLEGHLRSILGTLTVEQIYQDRDQFAKLVREVAAPDVGRMGIEILSFTIKDVYDKVNYLSSLGKSQTAQVQRDADIGVAEAERDAGIREAECKKEMLDMKFLADTYIADSKRSFELKKSAFTEEVSIKTAEAQLAYELQAAKEQQKIRQEELEIEVVQRKKQIDVEEQEILRTTKELVSTIRQPSEAEAHRIQQIAEGEKVKKVLLAQAEAEKIRKIGEAEAMVIEALGKAEAERMKLKAEAYQLYGHAAKLALVLDALPAIAAKVSAPLTKVDEVVVLSGDNSKVTGEVTRLLAELPASVHALTGVDLSKIPLVQKATGTQG
- the FLOT2 gene encoding flotillin-2 isoform X4, with the translated sequence MGLVVCVRYPEVKIMTENELLAVACEQFLGKNVHDIKNVVLQTLEGHLRSILGTLTVEQIYQDRDQFAKLVREVAAPDVGRMGIEILSFTIKDVYDKVNYLSSLGKSQTAQVQRDADIGVAEAERDAGIREAECKKEMLDMKFLADTYIADSKRSFELKKSAFTEEVSIKTAEAQLAYELQAAKEQQKIRQEELEIEVVQRKKQIDVEEQEILRTTKELVSTIRQPSEAEAHRIQQIAEGEKVKKVLLAQAEAEKIRKIGEAEAMVIEALGKAEAERMKLKAEAYQLYGHAAKLALVLDALPAIAAKVSAPLTKVDEVVVLSGDNSKVTGEVTRLLAELPASVHALTGVDLSKIPLVQKATGTQG
- the FLOT2 gene encoding flotillin-2 isoform X3 — translated: MTLQPRCEDVETAEGVALTVTGVAQVKIMTENELLAVACEQFLGKNVHDIKNVVLQTLEGHLRSILGTLTVEQIYQDRDQFAKLVREVAAPDVGRMGIEILSFTIKDVYDKVNYLSSLGKSQTAQVQRDADIGVAEAERDAGIREAECKKEMLDMKFLADTYIADSKRSFELKKSAFTEEVSIKTAEAQLAYELQAAKEQQKIRQEELEIEVVQRKKQIDVEEQEILRTTKELVSTIRQPSEAEAHRIQQIAEGEKVKKVLLAQAEAEKIRKIGEAEAMVIEALGKAEAERMKLKAEAYQLYGHAAKLALVLDALPAIAAKVSAPLTKVDEVVVLSGDNSKVTGEVTRLLAELPASVHALTGVDLSKIPLVQKATGTQG
- the FLOT2 gene encoding flotillin-2 isoform X2; translated protein: MGNCYTVGPNEALVVSGGCFSPDAKKYVFGGWAWAWWFVSDTQRLTLEVMTILCRCENIETSEGVPLFVTGVAQVKIMTENELLAVACEQFLGKNVHDIKNVVLQTLEGHLRSILGTLTVEQIYQDRDQFAKLVREVAAPDVGRMGIEILSFTIKDVYDKVNYLSSLGKSQTAQVQRDADIGVAEAERDAGIREAECKKEMLDMKFLADTYIADSKRSFELKKSAFTEEVSIKTAEAQLAYELQAAKEQQKIRQEELEIEVVQRKKQIDVEEQEILRTTKELVSTIRQPSEAEAHRIQQIAEGEKVKKVLLAQAEAEKIRKIGEAEAMVIEALGKAEAERMKLKAEAYQLYGHAAKLALVLDALPAIAAKVSAPLTKVDEVVVLSGDNSKVTGEVTRLLAELPASVHALTGVDLSKIPLVQKATGTQG